The following coding sequences are from one Novosphingobium sp. KACC 22771 window:
- a CDS encoding Gfo/Idh/MocA family protein, translated as MAPIRIAIVGVGKIARDQHLPAIAANPAYELVATVSRHDPELSVPWFADLDELLASGVAVDAVALCTPPQVRYGLAVKALQHKIHVFLEKPPGATLAEVESLRTIADEAGVTLFASWHSRYAAGVEPAKAWLAARTIRDVKIIWREDVRVWHPGQAWIWQAGGLGVFDPGINALSIATHILPRPFFLTEATLEVPSNCQAPIAADLRFTDSAGTPIHMDLDFRQTGPQSWDIIVETDGGTLKLAKGGSVLTLPEGVREDEDREYPELYARFAALVAEGQSDVDIAPLRHVADAFLRGHMRAVEPFIE; from the coding sequence ATTGCCCCTATCCGCATAGCCATTGTCGGCGTGGGCAAGATCGCCCGCGATCAGCATTTGCCCGCCATCGCTGCCAATCCGGCCTATGAATTGGTGGCCACGGTCAGCCGTCATGATCCGGAGCTGTCTGTGCCGTGGTTTGCCGATCTGGATGAGCTGTTGGCCTCGGGTGTGGCGGTCGATGCGGTGGCGCTCTGCACCCCGCCGCAGGTGCGCTATGGCTTGGCGGTCAAGGCGTTGCAGCACAAGATTCATGTCTTCCTCGAAAAGCCCCCCGGCGCGACTTTGGCCGAGGTCGAATCCTTGCGCACCATCGCCGATGAGGCCGGGGTGACGCTCTTCGCCTCTTGGCACTCGCGCTATGCGGCGGGGGTCGAACCGGCAAAGGCATGGCTGGCCGCGCGCACCATCCGCGATGTGAAAATCATCTGGCGCGAGGACGTGCGCGTCTGGCATCCGGGGCAGGCGTGGATCTGGCAGGCGGGCGGATTGGGCGTGTTCGATCCGGGCATCAATGCGCTCTCCATCGCCACGCATATCCTGCCGCGCCCGTTCTTTCTGACCGAGGCCACGCTGGAGGTGCCCTCAAACTGTCAGGCGCCGATTGCGGCGGACCTGCGCTTTACCGACAGCGCGGGGACGCCGATCCACATGGATCTGGATTTCCGCCAGACCGGCCCGCAAAGCTGGGACATCATTGTGGAAACCGACGGCGGTACGCTGAAACTTGCCAAGGGCGGCTCGGTGCTGACCCTGCCCGAGGGCGTGCGCGAGGATGAGGACCGGGAATATCCCGAACTCTATGCCCGTTTCGCAGCCCTGGTGGCCGAGGGGCAGAGCGATGTCGATATCGCCCCGCTGCGCCATGTGGCGGATGCTTTCCTGCGCGGGCATATGCGCGCGGTGGAGCCGTTTATCGAATAG
- the araD1 gene encoding AraD1 family protein, producing MAQRLLQHRADDGARSVILADGDQAWFLNGVASTRELALRAIAAGHSLSAAAEAAGKGAAVDIAAELAAGRLIAPIDHEDPAHLWMTGTGLTHLGSAEGRNKMHAAAAAGEKLTDSMRMFLEGVEGGKPEAGQTGQQPEWFYKGDGSQMVGPGADLLSPAFAQDGGEEPELAGVYIVGPDGTPFRLGLALANEFSDHVTERHNYLWLAHSKLRVAALGAELLIGEVPDDIRGTSRILRDGAVLWEKPFLSGEANMSHSIGNLEQHHFKYGLFRRAGDVHVHFFGTATLSFSDEVRTVEGDEFEISAAPFALPLRNRLAIAAAETVSVKVL from the coding sequence ATGGCCCAGCGCCTTTTGCAACATCGCGCCGATGATGGCGCACGTTCCGTTATTCTGGCCGATGGGGATCAGGCGTGGTTCCTCAATGGCGTTGCCTCGACCCGCGAACTGGCATTGCGTGCGATTGCCGCCGGGCATTCGCTGTCGGCGGCGGCTGAAGCTGCCGGTAAGGGCGCGGCGGTGGATATCGCCGCTGAACTGGCCGCCGGTCGCCTGATCGCCCCGATCGACCATGAAGACCCGGCGCATCTGTGGATGACCGGCACGGGTCTGACGCATCTGGGTTCGGCGGAAGGGCGCAACAAGATGCACGCCGCCGCCGCTGCGGGTGAAAAGCTGACCGATTCGATGCGCATGTTCCTTGAGGGCGTCGAGGGCGGCAAGCCCGAGGCAGGCCAGACCGGCCAGCAACCCGAATGGTTTTACAAGGGCGATGGTTCGCAGATGGTCGGCCCCGGCGCTGATCTGCTCAGCCCCGCCTTTGCGCAGGATGGCGGCGAGGAGCCCGAACTGGCGGGCGTCTATATCGTCGGCCCGGATGGCACACCCTTCCGCCTTGGCCTCGCGCTGGCCAATGAATTTTCCGACCATGTGACCGAGCGGCACAATTACCTGTGGCTGGCCCATTCCAAGCTGCGCGTGGCGGCGCTGGGGGCGGAACTGCTGATCGGCGAAGTGCCGGACGACATTCGCGGAACCAGCCGTATCCTGCGCGATGGCGCAGTGCTTTGGGAAAAGCCCTTCCTGTCGGGCGAGGCGAATATGTCGCACAGCATCGGCAATCTGGAACAGCACCATTTCAAATATGGCCTGTTCCGCCGCGCGGGCGATGTGCATGTGCATTTCTTCGGCACGGCCACGCTGTCCTTCTCGGACGAAGTGCGCACGGTTGAAGGCGACGAGTTTGAAATCAGCGCGGCGCCTTTTGCGCTGCCTTTGCGCAACCGTCTGGCCATCGCGGCGGCGGAGACTGTCTCGGTAAAGGTGCTCTGA
- a CDS encoding aldehyde dehydrogenase (NADP(+)), protein MTEFRSMDAATGQATGPAFAVDGLAQVEAACAAAEAAFDAYRATDRETRAAFLETIADEILALGDDLIVAAMRESGLPRARLEGERGRTMGQLRLFAGVVRAGAWQQLRIDPALPDRAPLPRPDLRLRMIPVGPVAVFGASNFPLAFSTAGGDTASALAAGCPVVVKGHPAHPETGALVASAIARAVAACGLPGGVFGHLVGPSNELGAALVKDPRIAAVGFTGSRAGGLALVALAASRPVPIPVYAEMSSINPVLLLPEALKARGAALGTAFVGSLTMGAGQFCTNPGLMLAIEGEGLEAFVATATGAVAQAPAQTMLTKGIGAAYRSGTAALAGADGVEQLAAGEPGEGTACGAILFQTTAATFLANPALAHEVFGASSILVRCADAAELTAVLKGLEGQLTATLHMDDADADLAAALLPVLERKVGRILANGWPTGVEVCHAMVHGGPFPATSDPRTTSVGTLAIDRFLRPVSYQNIASALLPAELRDEARGDGAPRLIDGVLTL, encoded by the coding sequence ATGACTGAATTTCGTTCGATGGATGCCGCCACGGGGCAGGCAACCGGCCCCGCCTTTGCCGTCGATGGTTTGGCGCAGGTCGAGGCGGCCTGCGCCGCCGCCGAGGCCGCCTTTGACGCCTATCGCGCCACGGATCGTGAAACGCGCGCGGCCTTCCTCGAAACCATCGCCGATGAAATTCTTGCCCTTGGCGATGATCTGATCGTGGCGGCGATGCGCGAGAGCGGCCTGCCCCGCGCCCGCCTTGAAGGCGAACGCGGCCGCACCATGGGCCAGCTTCGCCTGTTCGCGGGCGTGGTGCGCGCCGGTGCATGGCAGCAATTGCGCATCGACCCCGCGCTGCCCGACCGCGCGCCTCTGCCGCGCCCCGATCTGCGCCTGCGCATGATCCCGGTGGGGCCGGTGGCGGTGTTTGGCGCGTCCAACTTCCCGCTGGCTTTCTCGACCGCTGGTGGCGACACGGCCTCGGCGCTGGCCGCCGGTTGCCCGGTGGTGGTCAAGGGCCATCCGGCGCATCCCGAAACCGGCGCGCTGGTGGCTTCGGCCATTGCGCGGGCGGTGGCGGCCTGCGGTCTGCCGGGCGGCGTGTTCGGCCATCTGGTCGGCCCGTCGAATGAATTGGGCGCGGCGCTGGTGAAAGACCCGCGCATTGCGGCGGTGGGCTTTACCGGATCGCGCGCGGGCGGTCTGGCGCTGGTGGCACTTGCCGCCTCGCGCCCGGTGCCGATCCCCGTCTATGCCGAAATGAGCAGCATCAACCCCGTCCTTCTTCTGCCCGAAGCCCTGAAGGCGCGCGGCGCGGCGCTGGGCACCGCTTTTGTCGGCTCGCTGACGATGGGCGCGGGGCAATTCTGCACCAATCCCGGCCTGATGCTGGCCATTGAGGGCGAGGGGCTGGAGGCCTTCGTCGCCACCGCCACCGGCGCCGTGGCGCAGGCCCCCGCGCAGACCATGCTGACCAAGGGCATCGGCGCGGCCTATCGCAGCGGCACTGCTGCTCTGGCAGGCGCGGATGGCGTGGAGCAACTGGCGGCGGGCGAACCGGGCGAGGGCACCGCATGCGGCGCGATCCTGTTCCAGACCACGGCGGCCACCTTCCTCGCCAATCCGGCGCTGGCGCATGAGGTGTTTGGTGCCAGCTCGATCCTCGTGCGCTGCGCCGATGCGGCGGAGCTAACGGCGGTTCTGAAGGGGCTGGAAGGGCAATTGACCGCCACGCTGCACATGGATGATGCCGATGCCGATCTGGCCGCCGCGCTCCTGCCGGTGCTGGAGCGCAAGGTCGGGCGCATTCTAGCCAATGGCTGGCCCACGGGCGTTGAGGTGTGCCATGCGATGGTCCATGGCGGGCCTTTCCCGGCCACCAGCGATCCGCGCACGACCTCGGTGGGCACTCTTGCCATCGACCGTTTCCTGCGTCCGGTCAGCTATCAGAACATCGCGTCCGCGCTGCTGCCCGCCGAATTGCGCGATGAGGCGCGCGGCGATGGTGCGCCGCGACTGATCGACGGTGTTCTGACGCTCTGA
- a CDS encoding sugar MFS transporter, whose product MAPPAGLSASVTPTDAPHSHGHYGRALSLLATLFFMWGFITVINGTLLPHLRSVFELSYFQAALIESVWFIAYFFASIPAAMLIERIGYQKSLVTGLLIMAAGAVGMMVAASIPSYGVTLAMLFVIASGITLLQVAANPYVAVIGPAETASSRLNLVQAMNSAGTMLAPMFGAWLILGRSKGGTTAAGTVLTQAERLADAHSVILPYGIVAAVLTVLAIAIARFPLPAIGAANRRVKDAAPQGSLWDRFWNHPLWQHRNLVLGVPAIFIYLIAEIGVGNLFINFISRPDIGGMTAEQAGRYLTLLWGGMMVGRFVGSAIMQKVDAGIVLAVFSVGAFVVMGVTVVSTGPVAMWSLILVGLFHSIMFPTIFTLGIRGLGPLTEEGSGLLIMAIAGGALVAVQGWLADRYGLQTSFILTAVCELYTLFYAVWGSRLTHALPDLEVE is encoded by the coding sequence ATGGCCCCCCCTGCAGGTTTGAGTGCGAGCGTCACGCCAACAGATGCGCCCCACAGTCATGGCCATTATGGCCGCGCCCTTTCGCTGCTGGCCACGCTGTTTTTCATGTGGGGCTTTATCACGGTCATCAACGGCACGCTGCTGCCCCATCTGCGGTCCGTGTTTGAACTGAGCTATTTTCAGGCCGCGCTGATCGAATCGGTGTGGTTCATCGCCTATTTCTTCGCCTCAATCCCCGCCGCCATGCTGATCGAGCGGATCGGTTATCAGAAATCGCTGGTCACGGGCCTGCTGATAATGGCGGCCGGGGCGGTGGGCATGATGGTGGCGGCCTCGATCCCCTCCTATGGCGTCACGCTGGCCATGCTCTTTGTCATCGCCAGCGGGATCACCCTGCTTCAGGTCGCGGCCAATCCTTACGTGGCGGTGATCGGGCCTGCCGAAACCGCCTCCTCGCGCCTCAATCTGGTGCAGGCGATGAATTCGGCCGGGACGATGCTGGCGCCGATGTTTGGCGCATGGCTGATTTTGGGCCGGTCCAAGGGAGGCACGACGGCGGCGGGAACGGTGCTGACCCAGGCCGAACGTCTCGCCGATGCGCATTCGGTCATCCTGCCCTATGGCATTGTTGCGGCCGTGCTAACGGTGCTGGCCATTGCCATCGCGCGCTTTCCTCTGCCCGCCATCGGGGCGGCCAATCGCCGGGTCAAGGACGCGGCCCCGCAAGGCTCGCTCTGGGATCGCTTCTGGAACCATCCCCTGTGGCAGCATCGCAATCTGGTGCTGGGGGTTCCGGCTATTTTCATTTACCTGATCGCGGAAATCGGGGTCGGCAATCTCTTCATCAATTTCATCAGCCGCCCCGACATCGGCGGCATGACCGCCGAGCAGGCCGGGCGCTATCTCACGCTGCTGTGGGGCGGGATGATGGTGGGCCGGTTTGTCGGTTCGGCCATTATGCAAAAGGTTGATGCGGGAATCGTTCTGGCGGTATTTTCGGTTGGCGCCTTTGTGGTGATGGGCGTTACGGTGGTGTCGACGGGGCCGGTGGCGATGTGGTCGCTGATCCTGGTCGGCCTGTTCCACTCGATCATGTTCCCCACGATCTTTACGCTGGGCATTCGCGGCCTTGGCCCGCTGACCGAGGAGGGCTCGGGCCTGCTGATCATGGCGATTGCGGGCGGGGCGCTGGTTGCGGTGCAAGGCTGGCTGGCCGACCGTTACGGGTTGCAGACTTCCTTTATCCTGACCGCCGTGTGCGAGCTTTACACCCTGTTCTACGCGGTCTGGGGTTCGCGCCTCACCCATGCCTTACCGGATCTTGAGGTGGAATGA
- a CDS encoding IlvD/Edd family dehydratase, which yields MTETRTLRSRAWFDNPDNIDMTSLYLERYLNYGISLEELRSGRPIIGIAQTGSDLSPCNRHHLVLAERIREGIREMGGIALEFPVHPIQETGKRPTAGLDRNLAYLGLVEALYGYPLDGVVLTTGCDKTTPALLMAAATVNLPAIALSVGPMLNGWHKGERTGSGTIVWKGRQMLAAGEIDDEGFIKLVASSAPSTGYCNTMGTASTMNSLAEALGMMLPGSAAIPAPYRDRQECAYHTGKRIVEMVHEDLKPSDILTLDAFHNAIAVNSAIGGSTNAPIHLAAIARHIGVDLPLTDWQEIGHKIPLLVNLQPAGEYLGEDYYRAGGVPAVVAQLMGQGLIREQAMTVNGKTIGENCRGAAIEDEKVIRPFNQPILEDAGFLVLSGNLFDAAIMKTSVISEEFRARYLSSPDDPEAFEGPAVVFDGPEDYHHRIDDPAVGITPETLMFMRGAGPIGYPGAAEVVNMRPPAYLITEGVSALPCIGDGRQSGTSGSPSILNASPEAAANGGLALLKTGDRVRIDLRKGTVNVLIPDEELADRRKALVEAGGYAYPASQTPWQEIQRALVGQMNSGAILEGSEKYQRIAQTMGLPRDNH from the coding sequence ATGACCGAGACACGCACATTGCGCAGCCGCGCCTGGTTCGACAATCCCGACAATATCGACATGACCTCGCTCTACCTTGAGCGCTATCTCAACTATGGGATCAGCCTTGAGGAATTGCGCAGCGGCCGCCCGATCATCGGCATAGCCCAGACCGGCAGCGACCTTTCGCCCTGCAACCGCCACCACCTCGTGCTGGCCGAACGCATCCGCGAGGGCATCCGCGAAATGGGGGGCATCGCGCTGGAATTTCCGGTCCACCCCATTCAGGAAACCGGCAAGCGCCCCACCGCCGGACTCGACCGCAATCTGGCCTATCTGGGGCTGGTCGAGGCGCTGTATGGCTATCCGCTCGACGGCGTGGTGCTGACCACGGGATGCGACAAGACCACGCCCGCGCTGTTGATGGCGGCGGCCACGGTCAACCTGCCCGCGATTGCATTGTCGGTCGGGCCGATGCTCAATGGCTGGCACAAGGGCGAGCGGACGGGCAGCGGCACCATCGTGTGGAAGGGCCGCCAGATGCTGGCCGCCGGTGAAATCGACGATGAGGGCTTCATCAAGCTCGTCGCCTCCAGCGCGCCCAGCACGGGCTATTGCAACACGATGGGCACGGCCTCAACGATGAACAGCCTTGCCGAGGCTCTGGGCATGATGCTGCCCGGCTCTGCGGCCATCCCCGCCCCCTATCGCGACCGTCAGGAATGCGCCTATCACACCGGCAAGCGCATTGTGGAGATGGTGCATGAGGATCTCAAACCCTCCGACATCCTGACGCTGGATGCGTTTCACAATGCCATCGCGGTCAATTCGGCCATCGGCGGATCGACCAATGCGCCGATCCATCTGGCCGCGATTGCCCGCCATATCGGCGTCGATCTGCCGCTGACCGATTGGCAGGAGATCGGCCACAAGATCCCCCTGCTGGTGAACCTGCAACCGGCGGGCGAATATCTGGGTGAGGACTATTACCGCGCGGGCGGCGTGCCCGCCGTGGTCGCACAATTGATGGGTCAGGGCCTGATCCGCGAGCAGGCCATGACCGTCAACGGCAAGACCATCGGCGAAAACTGCCGGGGCGCCGCCATCGAGGATGAAAAGGTGATTCGCCCGTTCAACCAGCCGATTTTGGAGGATGCCGGTTTCCTCGTCCTGTCGGGCAATCTGTTCGATGCGGCGATCATGAAGACCAGCGTGATTTCGGAGGAATTCCGTGCGCGCTATCTGTCCAGCCCCGATGATCCCGAAGCGTTTGAAGGCCCGGCGGTCGTGTTTGACGGGCCGGAGGATTATCACCACCGCATCGACGATCCCGCCGTCGGCATCACGCCCGAAACGCTGATGTTCATGCGCGGCGCCGGCCCCATCGGCTATCCCGGCGCGGCCGAGGTGGTCAACATGCGCCCGCCCGCCTATCTGATCACCGAGGGCGTTTCGGCCCTGCCCTGCATCGGCGACGGGCGTCAGTCGGGCACCAGCGGCAGCCCGTCGATCCTGAACGCATCGCCCGAAGCGGCGGCCAATGGCGGCCTCGCGCTGTTGAAAACCGGCGACCGGGTGCGGATCGACCTGCGCAAGGGCACGGTCAATGTGCTGATTCCCGATGAGGAATTGGCCGACCGTCGCAAAGCCCTGGTCGAGGCGGGCGGCTATGCCTATCCGGCCAGCCAGACGCCGTGGCAGGAAATCCAGCGCGCCCTGGTGGGCCAGATGAACAGCGGCGCCATTCTGGAAGGGTCGGAGAAATATCAGCGTATCGCCCAGACCATGGGCCTGCCCAGAGACAATCACTAA
- a CDS encoding SMP-30/gluconolactonase/LRE family protein produces the protein MGKVTRIDRPIRDTLGEGALWCARDGAFYWVDILAPALNRLVLESGEISRWDMPEPLGWVVEHGAGGFVGGFRSGIARITLDPLTIGPRSGPEAHLPGNRMNDGKADAEGAIWCGTMDMAEEADSGSLYRLSPSGQWARMDSGYRVPNGPGISPCGRWLYHADSARRIIYRFARSDDGLTDRRTFVEFGEEDGYPDGMNCDADGYLWVAHWDGGRISRFAPDGRLDRAIAIPARRITNMAFCGEGLDRLFVTSAAIGLPPSEDDGAIFEVETGLRGNPAYPYTGPISG, from the coding sequence ATGGGCAAGGTAACGCGCATTGATCGCCCCATCCGCGACACGCTGGGCGAAGGCGCCCTGTGGTGCGCGCGCGATGGTGCGTTCTATTGGGTGGATATCCTTGCCCCTGCGCTCAACCGGCTCGTGCTGGAAAGCGGCGAGATCAGCCGCTGGGACATGCCCGAGCCGCTGGGCTGGGTGGTCGAACATGGCGCGGGCGGCTTTGTCGGCGGCTTTCGCAGCGGGATCGCGCGCATCACGCTCGATCCTTTGACCATCGGCCCGCGCAGCGGCCCGGAAGCCCATTTGCCCGGCAACCGCATGAATGACGGCAAGGCCGATGCCGAGGGCGCGATCTGGTGCGGCACGATGGACATGGCCGAAGAAGCCGACAGCGGCTCGCTCTATCGCCTCTCGCCATCGGGCCAATGGGCGCGGATGGACAGCGGATACCGCGTGCCCAACGGGCCCGGGATTTCGCCCTGCGGCCGCTGGCTTTATCATGCCGACAGCGCCCGGCGGATCATCTATCGCTTTGCCCGCAGCGATGATGGCCTGACCGACCGCCGGACCTTTGTCGAATTCGGCGAGGAGGACGGCTATCCCGACGGCATGAATTGCGATGCCGATGGCTATCTGTGGGTGGCGCATTGGGATGGCGGGCGGATCAGCCGGTTTGCCCCCGACGGCAGGCTGGATCGCGCCATCGCCATCCCGGCGCGGCGCATCACCAATATGGCCTTTTGCGGCGAAGGGCTCGACCGCCTCTTCGTCACCTCGGCGGCCATCGGATTGCCGCCGTCCGAAGATGACGGTGCGATTTTCGAGGTGGAAACCGGGCTGCGCGGCAACCCGGCCTATCCTTATACCGGCCCGATCTCGGGCTGA
- a CDS encoding FadR/GntR family transcriptional regulator, which produces MQGAIAHRLGTDIVSGVYAPGTVLSSEVEFAEALDVSRGALREAMQVLAAKGLVESRPKAGTRVLPRTRWNLLDPDVLAWAFAGEPDPVLVRGIFELRSVVEPAAARFAAQRRDREDLRAMKDALAAMRRHTLATEAGRAGDRDFHDAILRATRNPALVVLSASIGAAVHWTTQYKQRSRALPRNPIPDHAKVYETIAAGDADAAAEAMRVLVDLAMNDTAEEMGLAALPQPEIGPV; this is translated from the coding sequence TTGCAGGGGGCCATTGCGCATCGGCTGGGCACGGATATCGTCTCGGGGGTCTATGCCCCGGGTACGGTGCTGTCGAGCGAGGTTGAATTTGCCGAGGCGCTTGATGTCTCACGCGGGGCGCTGCGCGAGGCGATGCAGGTGTTGGCGGCCAAGGGTCTGGTGGAAAGTCGCCCCAAGGCGGGCACGCGCGTGCTGCCCCGCACGCGCTGGAACCTGCTTGACCCCGATGTGCTCGCCTGGGCCTTTGCGGGCGAGCCGGACCCGGTGCTGGTACGCGGCATCTTTGAACTGCGATCGGTGGTTGAACCGGCGGCGGCGCGCTTTGCCGCGCAAAGGCGCGATCGGGAAGATCTGCGCGCGATGAAGGATGCGCTGGCCGCGATGCGTCGCCATACGCTGGCGACCGAAGCGGGGCGGGCGGGCGACCGCGATTTCCACGATGCGATCCTGCGCGCCACGCGCAACCCCGCGCTGGTGGTCCTTTCGGCCAGCATCGGCGCGGCGGTGCATTGGACGACGCAGTACAAGCAGCGCTCACGCGCGCTTCCGCGCAATCCGATCCCCGATCATGCCAAGGTCTATGAGACGATTGCCGCAGGCGATGCCGATGCCGCCGCCGAGGCGATGCGCGTGCTGGTCGATCTGGCGATGAACGACACCGCCGAGGAAATGGGCCTTGCCGCCCTGCCTCAGCCCGAGATCGGGCCGGTATAA
- a CDS encoding NAD(P)H-dependent flavin oxidoreductase, with protein sequence MQTRITQMLGIQHPIVQGGMMWVGTADMASAVSNAGGLGIITALTFPTPDALRAEIERCRALTDKPFGVNLTLLPSLNPPPYAQYRRAIIESGITIVETAGHNPREHVEDFKSHGITVLHKCTAVRHALSAERMGADIISIDGFECAGHPGEDDIPGLILIPAAADRVKVPLLASGGFGDGRGLAAALALGAEGINMGTRFCATVEAPIHPDIKRMLVEGDERGTDLIFRSFRNTARVARNAISQAVREAEGRGEPFETIAPLVKGARGREGLNTGDTAHGVITAGLVMGIIHDIPTCEQLIQRIMHEAEEVITQRLMKFVEPITAPR encoded by the coding sequence ATGCAAACCCGCATCACGCAAATGCTCGGCATCCAGCACCCCATTGTTCAGGGCGGGATGATGTGGGTTGGCACAGCAGACATGGCGAGCGCGGTGTCGAACGCGGGCGGGCTTGGCATCATCACCGCGCTGACCTTTCCCACGCCCGATGCTCTGCGCGCCGAGATCGAGCGCTGCCGCGCGCTGACCGACAAGCCGTTCGGGGTGAACCTGACGCTGCTGCCCTCGCTCAACCCGCCGCCTTATGCGCAGTATCGCCGCGCCATTATCGAGAGCGGCATCACGATCGTGGAAACTGCAGGCCACAATCCGCGCGAGCATGTCGAGGATTTCAAGAGCCACGGCATCACCGTGCTGCACAAATGCACCGCTGTCCGCCATGCGCTGAGCGCCGAGCGGATGGGGGCCGACATCATCAGCATCGACGGCTTTGAATGCGCGGGGCACCCCGGCGAGGATGACATTCCCGGCCTGATCCTGATCCCGGCGGCGGCGGACAGGGTAAAGGTTCCGCTGCTGGCCAGCGGGGGTTTTGGTGACGGGCGGGGCCTTGCCGCCGCGCTGGCGCTGGGGGCCGAGGGGATCAATATGGGCACCCGCTTTTGCGCTACCGTCGAGGCGCCGATCCACCCCGACATCAAGCGCATGCTGGTCGAGGGCGACGAGCGGGGCACCGACCTTATCTTCCGCTCGTTTCGCAACACCGCCCGCGTGGCCCGCAACGCCATCTCGCAGGCCGTGCGCGAGGCCGAAGGCCGGGGTGAACCGTTTGAAACCATCGCCCCGCTGGTCAAGGGCGCGCGCGGCCGCGAGGGCCTGAACACCGGCGACACCGCCCATGGCGTCATCACCGCGGGCCTCGTGATGGGCATCATCCACGACATCCCTACATGCGAGCAGCTCATCCAGCGCATCATGCACGAGGCAGAGGAGGTGATTACGCAGCGGTTGATGAAATTTGTCGAACCAATCACGGCGCCGCGCTGA
- a CDS encoding electron transfer flavoprotein-ubiquinone oxidoreductase — MDDIQRDTMPYDVVVVGGGPAGLAAAIRIKQLNADLSVCVLEKGSEVGAHILSGAVVDPRAMDELLPDWRTDGCPLAETPVTDNWHWVLTKGGHYAVPHALMPPFMSNDGNYTVSLGNLCRWLGGKAEELGVEVFPGFPAAELLYDGDRIIGVQTGDMGVDHDGNPKPDYQPGMNLTAQYTILAEGARGHLTKRVKAKYALERDCQPQVYGLGIKELWDIAPDKHVPGRVLHTQGWPLSESESWGGGFLYHQAGGQVALGFVTALDYKNPHVSPYEEFQRWKQHPAIRAILEGGKRVSYGARVINEGGWQSVPHLAFPGGVLAGCSAGFVNVPRIKGSHTAMKSGMLAAEAIVAAIAAGQEGAQLDGYEATLRESWIADELKLVQNAQPLVAKFGGALGTVLAGADMWARYLRINPFGAMAHHTDAEATGRADLYQPIAYPKPDGVISFDRLTSVSFSFTNHAEDQPCHLKLADPSVPTRINLPRYAGPEARYCPAGVYEFVGEGDAKRLQINAQNCVHCKTCDIKDPTGNITWVAPEGGGGPNYPNM, encoded by the coding sequence ATGGACGACATCCAGCGCGACACGATGCCCTATGACGTGGTGGTGGTCGGCGGGGGGCCTGCGGGGCTTGCCGCCGCCATCCGCATCAAGCAGCTCAATGCCGATCTGAGCGTCTGCGTGCTGGAGAAGGGCTCGGAAGTGGGGGCGCATATTCTCTCGGGCGCGGTGGTCGATCCGCGCGCGATGGATGAGCTGCTGCCCGATTGGCGGACCGATGGCTGCCCTTTGGCGGAAACGCCGGTGACGGACAACTGGCACTGGGTTCTCACCAAGGGCGGGCATTATGCGGTGCCCCATGCGCTGATGCCGCCGTTTATGAGCAATGATGGCAATTACACCGTCAGCCTCGGCAATCTGTGCCGCTGGCTGGGGGGCAAGGCCGAGGAGCTGGGGGTGGAGGTCTTCCCCGGCTTCCCGGCGGCAGAATTGCTCTATGACGGCGACCGCATCATCGGCGTGCAGACCGGCGATATGGGCGTGGACCATGATGGCAATCCGAAGCCGGATTACCAGCCCGGCATGAACCTGACGGCGCAATACACGATCCTGGCCGAGGGCGCGCGCGGGCATCTGACCAAAAGGGTCAAGGCGAAGTACGCTCTGGAGCGCGATTGTCAGCCGCAGGTCTATGGTCTGGGCATCAAGGAATTGTGGGACATTGCGCCCGACAAGCACGTGCCGGGCCGCGTGCTGCACACGCAGGGCTGGCCGCTCAGTGAGAGCGAGAGTTGGGGCGGGGGTTTCCTCTATCATCAGGCGGGCGGGCAGGTGGCCTTGGGTTTTGTGACGGCGCTCGATTACAAGAACCCGCATGTCAGCCCGTATGAGGAATTCCAGCGCTGGAAGCAGCATCCGGCGATCCGGGCGATCCTCGAAGGCGGCAAACGCGTCAGCTATGGCGCGCGGGTGATCAACGAGGGCGGGTGGCAATCGGTGCCGCATCTGGCCTTCCCCGGCGGGGTGCTGGCCGGGTGCAGCGCGGGCTTTGTCAACGTGCCGCGCATCAAGGGCAGCCATACGGCGATGAAGAGCGGCATGCTGGCCGCCGAGGCGATTGTGGCGGCGATTGCGGCAGGGCAGGAGGGCGCGCAGCTGGATGGCTACGAGGCTACCTTGCGCGAGAGCTGGATCGCCGACGAACTCAAGCTGGTGCAGAACGCGCAGCCTTTGGTGGCGAAGTTCGGCGGGGCGCTGGGCACGGTGCTGGCGGGTGCGGATATGTGGGCGCGCTATCTGCGCATCAACCCGTTTGGCGCGATGGCGCATCACACCGATGCCGAGGCGACGGGCCGGGCCGATCTCTATCAGCCCATCGCCTATCCCAAGCCCGATGGCGTGATCAGCTTTGACCGGCTGACCAGCGTGTCCTTCTCCTTCACCAACCATGCGGAGGATCAGCCCTGCCACCTGAAACTGGCCGACCCCTCGGTGCCCACGCGCATCAACCTGCCCCGCTATGCCGGGCCGGAGGCGCGCTACTGCCCGGCAGGGGTCTATGAGTTTGTGGGCGAGGGCGATGCCAAGCGCCTCCAGATCAACGCCCAGAACTGCGTCCACTGCAAGACCTGCGACATCAAGGACCCCACCGGCAACATCACATGGGTCGCGCCCGAAGGCGGCGGTGGGCCCAATTATCCCAATATGTGA